A part of Aspergillus oryzae RIB40 DNA, chromosome 7 genomic DNA contains:
- a CDS encoding inositol monophosphatase family protein (salt-sensitive 3'-phosphoadenosine-5'-phosphatase HAL2/SAL1) → MTSETAPSPNYDKELRIASLAVHRASIFTKIVQRDLEIVTIRKPDGSPVTIVDFAAQAILVSVLRHHFPNDVFVGEESASMLRDDPVLAQRVRKLVSTMTWVDDDADGQALAVMPQSIEEVLGAIDIGGDGDGAGSQRTWFLHPIDGTATFIRGQQYAVSVALVEDGEQKVGVVGCPNLAFKSTSVHEVVDGDGYGMMLFAVRGQGAYKRQMTLSSLGPSQKTSLSPWQRMGERITFTESSISGVIHREKHKFIRDILFANPVVDLYSMQVKYAALAIGACNAMIRIPKDKDHQFPAWDHAGVVLIFEESGGKVTDLYGQPFNYALGRRLADNQGLVAAKPMLHTDLLRYSCYVHERNQHDHGRSSGWTVHSHSMIVSVYDALAATEVIY, encoded by the coding sequence atgacCAGCGAAACAGCTCCATCCCCAAATTACGACAAAGAACTCCGAATTGCATCCCTAGCAGTCCACCGCGCCAGCATCTTCACCAAAATCGTCCAAAGAGACCTCGAGATAGTCACCATCCGCAAACCCGACGGTTCCCCCGTGACTATCGTCGATTTCGCCGCCCAGGCGATTCTCGTCAGCGTTCTCCGTCATCACTTCCCGAATGATGTCTTTGTGGGCGAGGAGTCTGCGTCTATGCTTCGCGATGACCCCGTGCTTGCGCAGCGGGTGCGGAAGCTTGTATCTACTATGACatgggttgatgatgatgccgatggtCAGGCTTTGGCCGTGATGCCACAGTCCATCGAGGAGGTGCTGGGTGCAATTGATATCGGGGGCGATGGGGATGGAGCTGGTAGTCAGCGGACTTGGTTTCTCCATCCGATTGATGGGACGGCGACGTTTATACGGGGCCAGCAGTATGCGGTTTCGGTGGCGTTGGTGGAAGATGGGGAGCAGAAGGTTGGGGTTGTCGGGTGTCCGAATCTGGCGTTTAAGAGCACGTCTGTGCATGAGGTCGTCGATGGAGATGGGTATGGGATGATGTTGTTCGCTGTCAGGGGTCAGGGTGCGTACAAGCGACAGATGACCCTGTCCAGTCTGGGGCCTTCGCAGAAGACTTCTCTGAGTCCGTGGCAAAGAATGGGAGAGAGAATCACATTTACTGAAAGCTCGATCAGTGGTGTTATCCATCGGGAGAAGCACAAGTTCATTAGGGACATATTATTCGCCAATCCGGTGGTAGACCTTTACTCGATGCAAGTCAAGTATGCGGCCCTAGCAATTGGTGCATGCAACGCGATGATCCGCATTCCCAAGGACAAGGACCACCAGTTCCCTGCATGGGACCATGCCGGGGTAGTGCTCATCTTTGAGGAATCAGGTGGCAAGGTTACCGACCTATATGGCCAACCTTTCAATTATGCTCTTGGGAGAAGGTTAGCTGACAATCAAGGTTTGGTGGCAGCTAAACCGATGCTTCATACCGACCTCTTGCGCTATTCATGCTATGTTCATGAGAGAAATCAACATGACCATGGGCGATCGAGCGGATGGACAGTGCATTCCCACAGCATGATCGTATCAGTGTATGACGCCCTTGCAGCCACAGAAGTAATTTACTAG
- a CDS encoding KilA-N domain-containing protein (predicted protein), with the protein MNHTQPYMDVHSSHLSSAQPYASQAATAGGIAHYPQYHQQPPVLQPASTTYGPASSYQYAYPGGVTSSQPGPQPPTTSVSSQVPAQLLPLPVTSHTVAPAGYGNNTGTPMQGYVYDATGQVAPPGAKPRVTATLWEDEGSLCYQVEARGVCVARREDNHMINGTKLLNVAGMTRGRRDGILKSEKVRHVVKIGPMHLKGVWIPFERALEFANKEKITDLLYPLFVHNIGGLLYHPTNQTRTNMVVQESQQRRLEGPQATRASQGPQPPALHHHHSLQTPVPSHMSQPHAMTSQSAARPGLDRAHTFPTPPASASSLMGITNQGSSYEWGNQGMNSGVPNTQPLSIDTTLSNARSMPTTPATTPPGSNMQGMQAYQSQSGYDNSKSYYSAAPPSHPQYAPQQPLTQPMAPYGQTMPANTYIKNDMAPPTARTSGGPSDVEQADVKADRYAQTNGHVSNGAGEPVPEHEPEYVQHDSAGYNTNRGSYTYTTNPSVGSLAGDHSQLASDMSGSPSQQNGSGRMTPRTSGAPPQWASGYNTPPRSAAVSSLYNSVSETRGASANGTTDNYSVASNPAPGYSTGMNGPLGSGKRMREDDDVDQIVRPDSRGAEYESKRRKTLTEATVGGPVGGVPLGLQPMKAGGVMARRR; encoded by the exons ATGAATCATACACAACCATACATGGATGTCCACTCATCGCATTTGTCATCGGCACAGCCCTATGCTTCACAGGCGGCCACTGCTGGTGGAATCGCTCATTACCCCCAGTATCATCAGCAACCGCCTGTATTGCAGCCGGCGTCCACTACTTATGGCCCCGCCAGTTCCTATCAATACGCGTATCCTGGCGGTGTCACATCGTCCCAACCTGGCCCGCAACCTCCCACAACATCAGTGAGCAGCCAGGTCCCAGCTCAGCTGTTACCACTGCCAG TTACCAGCCACACTGTTGCACCTGCGGGATACGGAAACAATACCGGAACGCCTATGCAAGGCTACGTGTACGATGCTACAGGTCAAGTAGCTCCGCCCGGTGCCAAACCACGGGTCACAGCCACCTTGTGGGAGGACGAAGGCAGCCTTTGCTACCAGGTTGAAGCTAGAGGGGTCTGTGTTGCCCGCCGAGAAG ATAATCATATGATAAACGGAACCAAACTGCTCAACGTTGCTGGCATGACTAGAGGTCGCCGCGACGGGATTCTCAAGAGCGAAAAGGTTCGTCATGTAGTCAAGATTGGTCCAATGCATCTCAAAGGAGTTTG GATCCCATTTGAGCGTGCCTTGGAGTTTGCcaacaaagagaagatcaccGACCTTTTGTACCCTTTGTTTGTGCACAATATCGGAGGTCTTCTGTACCATCCCACTAACCAGACCCGGACAAACATGGTTGTGCAGGAATCGCAGCAACGGCGGTTAGAAGGTCCTCAAGCCACGCGGGCTTCGCAGGGGCCACAGCCCCCTGCTTTGCACCATCACCACTCGCTACAAACTCCGGTTCCATCGCACATGTCTCAGCCCCACGCAATGACGTCTCAGTCTGCTGCCAGGCCTGGTCTTGATCGCGCCCACACTTTCCCGACCCCCCCTGCTAGCGCGTCCAGTCTCATGGGCATCACCAACCAGGGGAGCTCCTATGAGTGGGGTAACCAAGGAATGAACTCGGGTGTTCCTAACACACAACCTCTATCGATTGACACGACATTGAGTAACGCACGATCGATGCCTACCACTCCGGCCACGACGCCCCCAGGCAGTAATATGCAAGGGATGCAAGCATATCAGAGTCAGTCCGGATACGATAACTCGAAATCGTACTACTCAGCCGCTCCTCCGTCCCACCCTCAATATGCTCCCCAGCAACCCTTGACCCAGCCTATGGCTCCTTACGGCCAGACTATGCCCGCCAATACGTATATCAAGAACGACATGGCGCCTCCGACGGCAAGGACTTCAGGGGGACCATCAGATGTAGAGCAAGCTGATGTGAAGGCTGACCGTTACGCCCAAACTAATGGGCACGTTAGCAATGGAGCGGGTGAGCCTGTACCCGAGCATGAGCCTGAGTACGTGCAACATGATAGTGCAGGCTATAACACCAACCGCGGATCTTACACATACACTACCAACCCTTCTGTTGGAAGCTTGGCGGGTGATCATTCTCAACTCGCGTCTGATATGTCTGGCTCCCCCTCGCAACAGAACGGGTCCGGACGCATGACTCCCCGTACTAGCGGGGCGCCTCCCCAATGGGCCTCGGGATACAATACGCCTCCCCGATCCGCTGCTGTCAGCAGCCTCTACAATAGCGTCAGCGAAACTCGCGGTGCGTCGGCGAACGGAACGACTGATAATTACTCTGTGGCGTCGAATCCAGCACCGGGTTACTCGACGGGGATGAACGGACCTTTGGGGTCAGGAAAGCGTATGcgggaggatgatgatgtggacCAAATCGTTCGACCAGACAGTCGGGGTGCGGAATATGAGAGCAAGCGCCGGAAGACTCTGACTGAAGCGACGGTTGGTGGTCCGGTTGGAGGAGTACCACTTGGATTACAGCCGATGAAGGCCGGTGGTGTTATGGCTCGCCGCCGGTAA